The sequence GCGAACAACTACAACAACTGGAGAAAGCGGTTCAGGCCGGCAAGCCCGAAGAAGTGCGCCGACTCGCCCATAGTTGCGCTGGCGCGAGTGCCACTTGCGGCATCCGACGGTTAGTGCCGCTGTTGCGTGAACTGGAGCGGCGGGGCGTTGAAAACACGCTTGCCAATGCCGCCGACCTTTCCCATCAGGCCGGCGAGGAATTTCAATGTGTCCGTGACTTTCTAGAGACCTATTTAGCCAACCATTCGAACCTCGCCACGAAGCCCTGAGGATGGAGTAGGCAGTAATCTAGATGACAACCAGATATCGGCCGAGATCTATGAAGCCCTCTTGCGCTGTGCAGCGGTTTACACGATGGAGAGGGCGCAGATCAAGTCGGTTGCAGTGGAGGACCCGTCCGTAGCTTGCGTGGCCCAGAACCGGTCAAATCTGGTCTTCTTCGAAATTGACTTGCCCGCCTTCTATTCATGTAGTTGCCGGTCAAAGCCCTGGTTCATGTGCTCCAGACTCGGCTTCAGGCTGCGACGTGAGATCCGGGCACTGGACGCTGGCATACCTTTTTGACATTCCCATCATCAATTACTAATCTTTGCCCATGGAAGCATTGCACGCTCCCTGGCGGATAGAATACATCCTCGCGCCCAAACCCGCGGCCGGCGAGAGCCTGTTTGCTCGCATTGGCCAATCCAACGATGACGAGGCGAATCATGTCATCGCGCGCGACCGCACCTGCTACGCCGTGCTGAACACCTATCCCTACACCGGCGGGCATCTGCTGATCGTGCCCTACAGGCAAGCACCGGATTTGAACGGGTTGACGAACGCAGAACTGGCAGACTTAATGATATTGACACGGCGCTGCCAAAACGCGCTGAGCAAGGTGATGAAGCCGGATGGATTCAATATCGGAATCAACTTGGGCAAGGTGGCAGGGGCGGGGGTTGAGGGCCACGTGCACATCCACCTTGTGCCGCGCTGGCAGGGTGACACGAACTTCATGCCCATTCTGGCGAATACCGTTGTGGTGCCAGAAGCCCTGCGCGACCTGGCCGCCAAGCTCCGGAAAGCTCTGGCCAGCGATTAGCTGTTCGCTTCTCATGCTATCCAGGTCTGACACTGTTCCAGTTTCCTCGACACGGTTGCTCCCCTGCTCGCCCCCGAAACCCGCTACTGGTCCCGCTCCTCGCAGTTAGCCATGGCCACTGAAACACTTCACTTCGAAAACGCCCGCATCGCGCAACAACTCTACAACAACGACCCTCGCAACCTGCAGGCGCTCGAGCATCAACTCGGCGTCAAAGCCACCTCCCGCGAAGGCTGGATCAAATTGGAGGGCGCGGCCGAGGCCATGGACCGTGCCAAGCACCTGTTTCTGCTGCTAGAAAATTCGCTGCAAGCTGGCGCGCCGATTCGCAACCGCGAATTCTCGCACGCCCTGAACATCGTCAAACACGAAGGTGTGCCGATGCTCAAAGACATCCTGAGCGACCGTATTCAGACTTCGGAGAAGAAGTCGAGCGTAACGGCCAAAACGGTAGGGCAGAAGCGGTATCTGGATGCGATCCGGCGCCACGATGTGACGATCGGCGTTGGCCCGGCTGGCACAGGCAAGACCTACCTGGCGGTCGCGCTGGCACTGACCTCTTTGCGCGAAGGCCGAGTTTCGCGCATCATCTTGACCCGACCTGCGGTCGAAGCGGGCGAAGCGCTGGGCTTTCTGCCCGGGGACCTTTACGAGAAGATCATGCCTTACTTGCGCCCGCTACACGACGCTTTGCACGACATGCTCCCGGCCGAGGAAATCCAGAAGCACACCGAGCGGGGCGTTATCGAAATCGCGCCCCTTGCCTATATGCGCGGGCGCACACTGAACAACGCTTTCATCATTCTGGATGAGGCGCAGAATTCAACCACCGAGCAGATGTTCATGTTCCTAACGCGGCTGGGCATCAACTCCAAAGCGGTGATTACCGGTGACGAAACGCAGATTGACCTGCCAATGCACAAGAAGTCCGGCTTGCTTGAGGCGCACCGCGCCCTGAAACACATCGAAGGCATCGCAATTGTGGAGTTCACCAAGAGGGATGTCGTGCGGCATCCCCTGGTGCAACGGATTATCACCGCCTACGAAACGCACCGCGGCCAGAAGCCGCCTACCTCGCATGAGGAGACGGCGTGACCGGCCGGGCGCGGCGCGCAGCACCGCGACTGTGCCGTGCGCCCGCTGCGGGCTGGGATGTCAAAGGTTGGTGACGTTGCGCAACCGGCAGCGTAGTCGTGGCATAAACATGCGTCTACTCCGGCAAATTGTGCATGAACTGCTCCAGAGAAAGTCGCCAGATGGCAATCTCAATCTGGGCGTCTATCTCGTGGCCGATGCCGAGATGACCCGGCTCAACGAGACTTTCCTGCACCACAAAGGATCGACCGACGTAATCACCTTCGACTATGCCGAAGAGGCGCGACCACCGTCTCCAGTGCCCAACTCCCTTCGTCTGGTTCACGGTGAGGTCTTTGTTTGTGTGGATGAAGCGCTGTCGCAAGCCAGCCGGTTTCATGTCAGCTGGCAGAACGAACTTGTCCGCTACATCGTTCATGGTGTGCTGCACCTCCTCGGCTACGACGACCGCCACCATCGCGCCCGCCGCACGATGAAACTTGCGGAGAACGCAATGGTCCGCCAGTTGGCCCGCGAGTTTGACTTCCGCCGTATCGGCTTCCGACCAGCGAATCCCCTCAAACTATAGTTTATTTCCCTGCTTGCGCCGTCCCCACCAATGCGGCCGGATCGGTTAGCCCTCAAAGTGTCAAGTTATGTGGCAGCAAAGCTGCTTCCGCAGGCATCAAAATGACTATGCGGACATCCTATCTGGCATCAAATCAGCTCCCGCGTCGCTCCGGCATGCTAGTCTGGTTGCTGGTCGGCGGGCTAATGGCTGGTTCCGTGGCGGCAGCGACACTACCCTTCAATGATGATTTTGAGGACGGCCTGGGCAATTGGTCCCCGGGCGGCGCGTGGGGTGCGACCACGGCGCGCTATGGTTCGCCGGGTCACGCCGCTACCGACAGTCCCGGCTCCTTCTACACGAACAATACTGACGCCGCGCTGGCACTCACAGTGTCGTTGGACCTCACGAGCGCGACCCGCCCGGGCCTGAGCTTCCAGCACTCCTACGCTCTGGAAGCGAATTACGACTTCGGTTACATCGAAGCCTCCACCGATGGGGGTAACACCTGGCTCGCGCCAGCCCTGAAGGCCTACACGGGCAACCTCGGCGCGATGTCTCGCGAACAGTTGGACCTGTCGCATTACGCGGGAGCGACCGATTTCCGGATCCGGTTCCGCCTGACCACGGACTCGTCGGTGGTGATGGATGGCTGGTATGTGGACGATGTGCACGTGGCCGAGACACCCGCAGCAGTGACGCTGTGGGCCACCCAAACAAATCGCAATTCCGTGGTTCTGGCATGGGAACAGGCAGCCGCGCCGGGATTTGCTGGTTACCGCCTCTATCGCTCGCTCACATCCGGGGTGGATTGGCATTCCGCGCGGCTCGTCGCCGAGATCAGCGGCCACGCGACCACGAGCGTCACGGACATTGCCGTCAGCCCAAAGACTCGTTACTACTACCGCCTCGGAGTCGTGAACACGGACGGAATGCTCACCTTGGGGAATGAGTGTGTGGTGACCACGCTGCCGGGCATGGACTACCCGTTCCTGGACAACGGCGAGAGCGGCACGGCGACTTGGATCGCCGACACGCCGTGGGGGTTGAGCGACGAGGACGTGATTTCGCCCACGCACTGCTGGTCCGATTCTCCCGGCACCAACTACGCCAACGGCATCACCTCGCAATCGCTTACACTCTCAGCCCCGCTGTTCCTGACCGGCTACGCCACCGTGCCAGTCCTTTCGTTTAGCCATCGGTACGACTTCGCGTCCGGGGACTCGGGTAACGTCGAAGTCTCACTCAACAACGGCGCGGACTGGACGTCACTGGCAAGTTTCACCGGTAGTGTATCCAACGTATGGAGACACGCCCGCTTCAGCCTGGCCGACTACACCAACGCCCCATCGGTCCTGCTGCGCTTCCGGGTCACCACCGACACCTCCGGGCAGGCTGATGGCTGGCACCTGGACAACATTTCAGTTGCCCAATCGCCCGCAGTAGTTAACGCGCCGGTGCTCGATCAGGTCACATCCCATACCATCCGTGTCAGTTGGCCGGCCAGCAACGAACCTCTGTTTTCGCACTACGCTGTGTTACGTTCCACAGCCCCTGGAGTGGGCATCAACTCCACCCTCGTGACGACCCTCCCCGACCAAAACACCACCACCTTCATCGACACCAATCTCGCACTGGACACGGTCTACTATTACCGCATCTATGCGGTCAATTCATACGGCGCTTTCTCGCCCGACAGCCTCACTGAGAGCAGTGCCCGCACGCTGAACAACCCGCTACCCTTCAGCGATGGTTTTGAAGGAACGCTGGAAGGCTGGAACCTCGCCGGGAGTTGGGGGCCGGCAACCAACGAGGTCCACTCCGGCCGAGCCTGCCTCTCTGATTCGCCCGGTTTCAACTACACCAACTCCTCCGACAGTTACGCTTTGACCGCCGTGGATTTGACGGGGGCAGTCTGGCCGGTGTTGAGGTTCTGGGATCGGTATCGGCTGGCGGACAACGACTGGGCGCGGCTGGAGGTTTCGACCGACGGCAACAGTTGGACCCCGCTCTATGGCGCAGCGGGCATCCGCACCGAGTGGGCCGAACAGACCATTGACCTCTCGCCTTACAAGAACCAGAGCAACTTGCGCATCCGCTTTCACGTCTGGACCGATGGGAGCACGACTGAGGACGGCTGGAGCATAGATGATCTGGTGGTGACGGAGCACACACCGGCGGTTATTGCCCTGCCCTTCTACGAGACCTTCGAGGCGGGGCTGACCAACTGGCTCCACTCCGCGTGGGCGCTGGACACCAACGGGGCCTATGGGGGCAGTTATGCGGTGCGGGACACGCCCACGGGGCGGATGAACCCCGACACGACCTATTGGCTGGGGCTGGGGGCTAACCTGAACCTGAGCAACACCGTCAATCCGCAACTGGTGTTCTGGCTCAAGGGACAGTTGTGGTATCGGTCGCGGTTCCGGGTGCAATATTCCACGGATGCCGGGCTCAACTGGGGTGATCTCTATGGGCTTAATTATGACTGGAACCAGGACTGGACCCGGGTGCAGGTGTCGCTGCAGAGCCTGGTCAACCAGACGGTGCGGCTGCGCTTTGCCACCTGGAACGAGTACAGCAGCGCCCCCGCCCAGGACCTCTGGATAGACAACCTCGCCCTCGAGGAGATGCCCGCGGCGGTCACACTTGAAACGCTCACGCCGGGGCTGCGCTCGGTGGATCTGGCCTGGACGGCCTCGACCCTGGGGGCGGCCTTCAAACGCACCGAGGTGTATCGGGCGACGCATGCCACCGTAACCCTGAGCGACACCCTGATCGGTACCTTCACCGATCCGGCGGCGACCAACCTCACCGATACCGGCCTGTCGATCGGGGCGACGTATTACTACCGGGTGTTCACGGTGGACACCAACGACGTCTACAGCCCGTCCAACGAGCGGTCCACCACCACGGTGCCGGTGCCCTGGCCGCTGGCCGACGCGATGGAAACGACCGACCAGTGGGTAACAACGGGCACTTGGGGCACTGGCGCCAACGGCCGCAACGGAGGCTGCCTGAGCGATTCGCCCGTGGGCGATTATGCCAATTCCACCGACAGCTACGCGTTGAGCGCGGTGAATCTGGTGGGCACGACCTGGCCGGTGTTGAAGTTTTGGGATCGGTATCGGCTGGCGGACAACGACTGGGCGCGGCTGGAGGTTTCGACCGACGGCAACAGTTGGACCCCGCTCTATGGCGCAGCGGGCATCCGCACCGAGTGGGCCGAACAGACCATTGACCTCTCGCCTTACAAGAACCAGAGCAACTTGCGCATCCGCTTTCACGTCTGGACCGATGGGAGCACGACTGAGGACGGCTGGAGCATAGATGATCTGGTGGTGACGGAGCACACACCGGCGGTTATTGCCCTGCCCTTCTACGAGACCTTCGAGGCGGGGCTGACCAACTGGCTCCACTCCGCGTGGGCGCTGGACACCAACGGGGCCTATGGGGGCAGTTATGCGGTGCGGGACACGCCCACGGGGCGGATGAACCCCGACACGACCTATTGGCTGGGGCTGGGGGCTAACCTGAACCTGAGCAACACCGTCAATCCGCAACTGGTGTTCTGGCTCAAGGGACAGTTGTGGTATCGGTCGCGGTTCCGGGTGCAATATTCCACGGATGCCGGGCTCAACTGGGGTGATCTCTATGGGCTTAATTATGACTGGAACCAGGACTGGACCCGGGTGCAGGTGTCGCTGCAGAGCCTGGTCAACCAGACGGTGCGGCTGCGCTTTGCCACCTGGAACGAGTACAGCAGCGCCCCCGCCCAGGACCTCTGGATAGACAACCTCGCCCTCGAGGAATCGCCGCTCCCGGTAACGCTCAATCCGCTGGATGAAATCACGTCGGCTACGATGCGCCTGAATTGGACCGAGGCGGCCATTGGCAACTTCAAGGCATACCGCGTTTACCGGTCGGAGTCGTCGGGCGTCAGCGAAAGCTCGACGCTGCTGGCGGTGTTCACGAATCGCGCGGCGACCACGTTCACCGACAGCAACCTGGTGGCGCGCAAGACCTACTATTATCGCGTCTATCTCTACAACCAGTACGATGATGGCGTCGGCTCCAATCAGTCTTCCGCGACGACCGCCGGCGTGAGCATGCCGTGGACGGCCAACTTCGAGACCAACCAGCCGGGCTGGACGTTCACCGGCACCTGGACACTCTGGCCGGGAGCGGGGCGGAACGGTTCCGCCGGGCTGGTAGATTCGCCGGGCGATTACGCCAACAGTTCCTCCCACTACGCCCAGTTCGCCGTGGACCTGCGTAACAACGTCTGGCCAGTCCTGCGCTTCTGGGACCGGCACATCATCGCCAACGCGGACTGGGGACGGGTGTTTGTATCCGGCGATGCCGGCGGGAGTTGGACCCGGGTCTATGGCGTCTCGGAAACGCGCACGAACTGGGCGGAGCAGACGGTGGACCTGTCACCGTGGAAGAACAACAGCCAGGTGTGGGTGCGCTTCCAAATGGACACTGACGGCGGCACGCAGAGCGACGGCTGGTATCTGGACGACGTGTCGCTCGGCGAACACGCGCCCGCGCCGGCAGCCTATCCATTCTATGAGAACTTCGAGACCGGCCTGGACAACTGGCTGCACCCGGTCTGGACCGTGGACACGAACCAGCCGTTCGCCGGGCAATACGCCGTCCGCGACACTGCGTTCCCCTGGCTGCCACCCGATACTCAACTGGCGTTGGTTTTGGGCCGCGAGTTGAACCTGACCAACGCGGTGAACCCGGTGCTGACCTTCCGGCTGGGCGGGCAGCTCTGGTACCGGTCGCGCTTTCGCGCGCAGGCTTCCACCGACGGCGGCATCGCCTGGAACGACCTGATCACCTTGAACTACGATTGGAGTCAGGACTGGACTCGGTTCCAGGCCCCACTCACGAGCTATCTCAACCGCTCGATCAGGCTGCGGTTTATCGTCTGGAGCGAGTATGGCTCTGCCCCGGACCAAGACCTGTTCCTGGACGAGATCGGCATCGGCGAGCCCGCGCCCGGGGCTCCCACCCTGGCGGCACCGGCGAATCTTGCCAGCGTCCCGATCGTACGCCCGACCTTGTCCATAACCAACGCGGTGGATTACCAGGGCGACCCGCTCTCCTACCGGTTCGAGGTCTATGCGGACGCGGCATTATCAACCCTGGTGGCTCAAGTGCCGGTAGTGGCGGCCGGCACCGCAGTCTCAAGCTGGCAAGTGGACACCGACCTGCCCAACAACGCGCAATACTGGTGGCGATGCCAGGCTAGCGACGGCACTAACTCCGGTGCGTGGATGACGACCGCGACGTTCTTCGTCAACGAAATCAACCACCCGCCCGCGGCACCAGTAGTGGCCGGCCCTCCATCCGGCACCTTGGTGACGAACCTCGACGCGTTGTTATTCTGGTTCCCGTCCAGTGGCGATCCCGACGAAGGCGATCGCGTAACAACCTATCAGCTCCAGGTCGCCGCGGATCCGGACTTCCTTGCCACAGTCATTAACGCCACCAACATTCCGGCAGTGGCAGTGCCGCCCGGAACCAATTGGGTGTTAACCCTTCCGCTCGGTGCCCTGCCCGGCGCCAACGATCTGGTCGAAGGGACGCTCTATCATTGGCGCATCAACGCGCAGGACTTGCGCGGGCTGTGTTCCGACTGGTCCGCGGGCGTGAACACCTTCCAATTTGGCATTGCGCCACCGCGACCAAGCACGATCACGGCATTCCGCTTGAATGCCAGCGGCCAAGTAACGCTGGAATGGACCGGCGGCGCAGGGCAGATGTACGTGGAATTCAGTTACACGCTCAGCCCGCCGCAATGGTATGAGCTGGCCGGGCCGCTAACGGGCACGAGTTGGACCTTCACACCCTTGCCGAACAGCCAATCGGGATTCTACCGGGTGCGGAGCCGATAGGCCTCGCTTTCCCTTGAGGAACAACCGATGCCTGCCTAAGTTGGCGGGTAATGAAGAGTCTTCTCGCGCGCTGGCAGGCCAATTTCTGGGCAGGGCTGGTGATCGTCCTGCCTGCGGTGATATCCCTGGCCGTGCTTCGGTGGCTGTTCGGCACAGTGGCCAACATCACCGACACCCTGCTGATCTTCCTTCCTGCCACGCTGACGCATCAGAGCGGCGGCTACGGTCCGATGTACTGGTATTGGAGCCTGGTGGCACTGCTGCTGGCCATCCTTCTTATCGGCGTCGTCGGCCTGCTGGCGCGCAATTACTTTGGCCGCAAGATCATCGAGTGGGTGGACCTGGCGCTGTTGCGCATTCCGTTGCTTAACAAGATTTACAGCGCCACCAAGCAGGTAAACGACGCTTTCTCCACCTCCAGCAAGACTGCATTTCGCACCGTGGTGCTGGTGGAATTCCCGCATCCGGGCACATGGACGATTGGTTTCGTCACCAGCGAGCAGCAGCAAGAGGTGCGGGCGAAGACGGGCCAGAGCGTCGTCTGCGTTTTTGTGCCGGCCACCCCCAACCCGACCTCAGGCTTCCTGTTGATGGTGCCGGAGGCCAAGGTCATCAAGCTGGACATATCGGTGGCGGCGGCCATTAAGTACATCGTCAGCCTGGGGGCGATTCTGCCTGAATCCTCTCCATCCTTGCGGCGGGCGGACAACAGCCTGCCGGTGGAAACGAGCGGGTTGTCAAACCCGCACCTGCGATGAATGAAACTGCCACGGGACTGGTTTTCCGCACCTGGCCGCTTACCGAGACGAGCCTGATAGTGCACTGGCTCACGCCCAGCCTCGGCCGCCTGGCCACGGTGGCCAAGGGCGCGCGCCGGGTGAAGTCTCCGTTCCACGGCAAGCTGGATTTGTTCTATCTGGCGGACTTCAGCTTCAACCGCAGCCGACGTTCCGACCTGCACACGCTGCGCGAGGTGACGTTGCGTGACACCCACCGCGGCCTGCGCCAGGACCTGGGGCTGCTCCGCCA is a genomic window of Candidatus Paceibacterota bacterium containing:
- a CDS encoding DUF502 domain-containing protein, with translation MKSLLARWQANFWAGLVIVLPAVISLAVLRWLFGTVANITDTLLIFLPATLTHQSGGYGPMYWYWSLVALLLAILLIGVVGLLARNYFGRKIIEWVDLALLRIPLLNKIYSATKQVNDAFSTSSKTAFRTVVLVEFPHPGTWTIGFVTSEQQQEVRAKTGQSVVCVFVPATPNPTSGFLLMVPEAKVIKLDISVAAAIKYIVSLGAILPESSPSLRRADNSLPVETSGLSNPHLR
- a CDS encoding PhoH family protein, with the protein product MATETLHFENARIAQQLYNNDPRNLQALEHQLGVKATSREGWIKLEGAAEAMDRAKHLFLLLENSLQAGAPIRNREFSHALNIVKHEGVPMLKDILSDRIQTSEKKSSVTAKTVGQKRYLDAIRRHDVTIGVGPAGTGKTYLAVALALTSLREGRVSRIILTRPAVEAGEALGFLPGDLYEKIMPYLRPLHDALHDMLPAEEIQKHTERGVIEIAPLAYMRGRTLNNAFIILDEAQNSTTEQMFMFLTRLGINSKAVITGDETQIDLPMHKKSGLLEAHRALKHIEGIAIVEFTKRDVVRHPLVQRIITAYETHRGQKPPTSHEETA
- a CDS encoding immune inhibitor A, with protein sequence MRTSYLASNQLPRRSGMLVWLLVGGLMAGSVAAATLPFNDDFEDGLGNWSPGGAWGATTARYGSPGHAATDSPGSFYTNNTDAALALTVSLDLTSATRPGLSFQHSYALEANYDFGYIEASTDGGNTWLAPALKAYTGNLGAMSREQLDLSHYAGATDFRIRFRLTTDSSVVMDGWYVDDVHVAETPAAVTLWATQTNRNSVVLAWEQAAAPGFAGYRLYRSLTSGVDWHSARLVAEISGHATTSVTDIAVSPKTRYYYRLGVVNTDGMLTLGNECVVTTLPGMDYPFLDNGESGTATWIADTPWGLSDEDVISPTHCWSDSPGTNYANGITSQSLTLSAPLFLTGYATVPVLSFSHRYDFASGDSGNVEVSLNNGADWTSLASFTGSVSNVWRHARFSLADYTNAPSVLLRFRVTTDTSGQADGWHLDNISVAQSPAVVNAPVLDQVTSHTIRVSWPASNEPLFSHYAVLRSTAPGVGINSTLVTTLPDQNTTTFIDTNLALDTVYYYRIYAVNSYGAFSPDSLTESSARTLNNPLPFSDGFEGTLEGWNLAGSWGPATNEVHSGRACLSDSPGFNYTNSSDSYALTAVDLTGAVWPVLRFWDRYRLADNDWARLEVSTDGNSWTPLYGAAGIRTEWAEQTIDLSPYKNQSNLRIRFHVWTDGSTTEDGWSIDDLVVTEHTPAVIALPFYETFEAGLTNWLHSAWALDTNGAYGGSYAVRDTPTGRMNPDTTYWLGLGANLNLSNTVNPQLVFWLKGQLWYRSRFRVQYSTDAGLNWGDLYGLNYDWNQDWTRVQVSLQSLVNQTVRLRFATWNEYSSAPAQDLWIDNLALEEMPAAVTLETLTPGLRSVDLAWTASTLGAAFKRTEVYRATHATVTLSDTLIGTFTDPAATNLTDTGLSIGATYYYRVFTVDTNDVYSPSNERSTTTVPVPWPLADAMETTDQWVTTGTWGTGANGRNGGCLSDSPVGDYANSTDSYALSAVNLVGTTWPVLKFWDRYRLADNDWARLEVSTDGNSWTPLYGAAGIRTEWAEQTIDLSPYKNQSNLRIRFHVWTDGSTTEDGWSIDDLVVTEHTPAVIALPFYETFEAGLTNWLHSAWALDTNGAYGGSYAVRDTPTGRMNPDTTYWLGLGANLNLSNTVNPQLVFWLKGQLWYRSRFRVQYSTDAGLNWGDLYGLNYDWNQDWTRVQVSLQSLVNQTVRLRFATWNEYSSAPAQDLWIDNLALEESPLPVTLNPLDEITSATMRLNWTEAAIGNFKAYRVYRSESSGVSESSTLLAVFTNRAATTFTDSNLVARKTYYYRVYLYNQYDDGVGSNQSSATTAGVSMPWTANFETNQPGWTFTGTWTLWPGAGRNGSAGLVDSPGDYANSSSHYAQFAVDLRNNVWPVLRFWDRHIIANADWGRVFVSGDAGGSWTRVYGVSETRTNWAEQTVDLSPWKNNSQVWVRFQMDTDGGTQSDGWYLDDVSLGEHAPAPAAYPFYENFETGLDNWLHPVWTVDTNQPFAGQYAVRDTAFPWLPPDTQLALVLGRELNLTNAVNPVLTFRLGGQLWYRSRFRAQASTDGGIAWNDLITLNYDWSQDWTRFQAPLTSYLNRSIRLRFIVWSEYGSAPDQDLFLDEIGIGEPAPGAPTLAAPANLASVPIVRPTLSITNAVDYQGDPLSYRFEVYADAALSTLVAQVPVVAAGTAVSSWQVDTDLPNNAQYWWRCQASDGTNSGAWMTTATFFVNEINHPPAAPVVAGPPSGTLVTNLDALLFWFPSSGDPDEGDRVTTYQLQVAADPDFLATVINATNIPAVAVPPGTNWVLTLPLGALPGANDLVEGTLYHWRINAQDLRGLCSDWSAGVNTFQFGIAPPRPSTITAFRLNASGQVTLEWTGGAGQMYVEFSYTLSPPQWYELAGPLTGTSWTFTPLPNSQSGFYRVRSR
- the ybeY gene encoding rRNA maturation RNase YbeY — its product is MRLLRQIVHELLQRKSPDGNLNLGVYLVADAEMTRLNETFLHHKGSTDVITFDYAEEARPPSPVPNSLRLVHGEVFVCVDEALSQASRFHVSWQNELVRYIVHGVLHLLGYDDRHHRARRTMKLAENAMVRQLAREFDFRRIGFRPANPLKL
- a CDS encoding HIT domain-containing protein, which gives rise to MEALHAPWRIEYILAPKPAAGESLFARIGQSNDDEANHVIARDRTCYAVLNTYPYTGGHLLIVPYRQAPDLNGLTNAELADLMILTRRCQNALSKVMKPDGFNIGINLGKVAGAGVEGHVHIHLVPRWQGDTNFMPILANTVVVPEALRDLAAKLRKALASD